The proteins below are encoded in one region of Metabacillus dongyingensis:
- a CDS encoding LacI family DNA-binding transcriptional regulator has translation MATIKDIALLSNVSASTVSRVLNNDKLISVQEETRMRIFEAAKELGYKTIYERRITKRTEKKSLSIGIVLCQSLEEELNDPYFLSIRQGIEEELKNQGINNSAMFRLYDMETNQMVRDLDGILVVGIINDQALKMISNHSDNVVYVNHSPDEDLYDSVIIDFEKGTERALRHFLNAGHTEIGFIGGVEREHLNHAKVVVENQRLITFERIMEKEGILNQESIFIGEFTMASGYELMKKALNNPIYPKAFFISSDPMAIGALRAVQEAGLSVPDDVAIIGFDDIEMAKFCSTPLTTVKVHTKEMGKTGVKLLIDRIHGRKMPLKVTVSTELIIRQSCGVSQDAT, from the coding sequence ATGGCCACTATAAAAGATATTGCCTTATTGTCCAATGTATCGGCTTCTACAGTTTCTAGAGTGCTGAATAATGACAAATTGATTTCGGTACAAGAGGAAACCCGGATGCGGATTTTTGAAGCCGCCAAGGAGCTGGGGTATAAGACAATCTATGAACGCCGAATTACAAAACGAACAGAAAAAAAAAGCCTTAGTATAGGCATCGTGCTTTGCCAATCATTAGAAGAAGAGCTGAATGATCCTTATTTTTTGTCCATCAGGCAAGGAATTGAAGAAGAGCTGAAAAACCAGGGAATCAACAATAGCGCTATGTTCAGATTATATGACATGGAGACGAATCAGATGGTTCGCGACTTAGACGGTATCTTAGTTGTTGGAATTATTAATGATCAGGCATTAAAAATGATCAGTAACCATAGTGATAACGTCGTTTATGTCAATCATTCACCCGATGAAGACCTCTACGATTCTGTCATCATAGATTTTGAAAAAGGGACTGAAAGAGCATTGAGGCATTTCCTGAATGCTGGACACACAGAAATAGGCTTTATTGGAGGAGTTGAGCGTGAGCATTTAAATCATGCAAAGGTAGTGGTTGAAAATCAGCGGCTTATTACCTTTGAGCGAATCATGGAAAAAGAAGGAATACTTAATCAGGAGTCTATTTTTATAGGTGAATTTACAATGGCATCCGGATATGAACTTATGAAAAAAGCATTGAACAATCCTATTTATCCTAAAGCCTTTTTCATTTCAAGTGATCCCATGGCAATTGGAGCATTAAGAGCTGTTCAGGAAGCAGGCCTCTCCGTGCCTGATGATGTTGCCATCATTGGCTTTGATGACATAGAAATGGCCAAATTCTGCAGTACCCCTTTAACGACAGTGAAAGTTCATACAAAAGAAATGGGCAAAACAGGAGTTAAACTTTTAATAGATAGGATTCATGGAAGAAAGATGCCGTTAAAAGTGACCGTATCTACGGAGTTAATCATAAGGCAGAGCTGCGGAGTGTCTCAAGATGCTACATGA
- a CDS encoding helix-turn-helix domain-containing protein, producing MLEGKLIKFYREKEGFTQGELVQGICSVTHLSKIERGITEYSGEITFLLSKRLKIDLETEVIRYNKLNEKLTEWHEAMIMQRTQEVEILKNEIEQETLKDLPDYLILYRLLLSKYYLFTNQLEKAKQLIFTLNKQEHSLPAYEQNLLKHVLGIYYFLSAQFNDCIQILKSIDQTQYNHHEFYYHLAIAYHSIHSNITSYYYAEKALHYFRRTLNILRIIDTETIMIAQLNAKELHDFEDTKRKYDSLLKLCDACKAQDRKAKLYHNLAFEHSRRKLYREASDIYQTAMRLITTENPHYLTTFESYLSACHKGKLLPETELISLAKEGLQLCKKRNDRRFVDFQLLLYLFQKQEIRYYQYIESTALNHFRDSGYNILVDHYEKKLFHYFLKHNETEKALNLAESLLKGKRSFYDYE from the coding sequence ATGTTAGAGGGGAAACTGATTAAATTTTATCGCGAAAAAGAAGGATTCACACAAGGTGAACTCGTACAGGGCATTTGCTCTGTCACCCATTTAAGTAAAATTGAACGGGGCATAACGGAGTATTCAGGAGAGATCACTTTTTTACTATCAAAAAGATTAAAAATTGATTTGGAAACAGAAGTGATCCGCTATAACAAACTCAATGAAAAACTGACGGAATGGCACGAAGCGATGATCATGCAAAGAACACAGGAAGTGGAGATTCTTAAAAATGAAATCGAACAGGAAACGCTAAAGGACTTGCCGGATTATTTAATTCTATACCGCTTATTGCTTTCTAAATATTATCTTTTTACAAACCAGCTGGAAAAAGCGAAACAGCTCATTTTCACGTTAAACAAGCAGGAGCACTCTCTTCCCGCATATGAACAGAATCTTCTGAAGCATGTCCTTGGAATCTATTATTTTCTGAGCGCGCAATTCAATGATTGTATACAGATTCTTAAAAGCATTGACCAAACACAATATAATCATCATGAATTCTATTATCACCTTGCGATTGCCTATCACTCCATTCATTCAAATATAACATCCTATTATTACGCGGAAAAAGCCCTTCATTACTTTCGCAGAACGTTAAACATCTTAAGAATCATCGATACTGAAACTATTATGATCGCCCAGCTTAACGCAAAGGAGCTTCATGACTTTGAAGATACGAAGCGAAAGTATGACTCCCTCCTGAAACTGTGTGATGCCTGTAAGGCACAGGACCGGAAGGCAAAGCTCTATCATAACCTTGCGTTTGAACACTCCAGGCGCAAATTATATAGAGAAGCATCTGACATTTATCAGACTGCAATGAGACTCATTACCACTGAAAACCCGCATTATTTAACTACATTCGAAAGCTACCTTTCAGCCTGCCACAAAGGAAAGCTATTGCCTGAGACAGAGCTGATCTCACTTGCTAAAGAAGGATTGCAGCTATGCAAAAAGAGAAATGATAGAAGGTTTGTTGATTTTCAGCTGCTGCTCTACTTATTTCAAAAGCAGGAAATCCGTTATTATCAATATATAGAATCAACTGCCCTAAACCATTTTCGCGACAGCGGCTATAATATCCTTGTTGATCATTACGAGAAGAAATTATTCCATTACTTTTTAAAACACAATGAAACGGAAAAAGCTTTAAATCTCGCTGAATCCTTGCTTAAAGGCAAAAGAAGTTTTTATGATTATGAATGA
- a CDS encoding ABC transporter substrate-binding protein: MKKLFKAFILTAAMTAIASGCSSQGSSGNGKTELTLFSTVTNESDQKTLTAVIKKFEDKNPDIDIKENYPADGYEGMLRVKMAANDMPDLFDTHGWAKNRYGEYTEDLSSMAWAESLDPALNPILKDDSGKVYAYPLNQAKDGITYNATLLEEYGIEPPSTFDEFMKALETIKKKSNGEVTPLWFAGSDKSAFGQFFDQFSTPLLVTDKENNFEKELLDGSFDWSNYTYLPEKLKEMFDKGLLNEDVLTAQNHQMTELMAQNKIGFIIGGGMLGPSVEELNPDVQLGVIPMPAIHEGDEQSWIGGERHTLAVWKDSKKKEEAKKFIEFISQPEIVKEIAEGTSLPPGLTNTESKNYYSEYFEKYKDIKVQPYFDRVFLPSGMWDPMGATGQELLTGTMTPKQVSNKMSEEYDRLLNQK; this comes from the coding sequence ATGAAGAAATTATTCAAGGCATTTATTCTTACAGCAGCTATGACTGCAATAGCGTCAGGCTGCAGCAGCCAAGGATCAAGCGGTAATGGAAAAACGGAATTGACACTTTTCTCAACAGTAACCAATGAATCTGATCAAAAAACCCTTACAGCAGTCATTAAAAAATTCGAAGACAAAAATCCGGATATTGATATAAAAGAAAATTATCCGGCTGATGGGTATGAAGGCATGCTTCGTGTAAAAATGGCAGCAAATGATATGCCAGACCTATTCGATACACATGGGTGGGCTAAAAATCGCTACGGTGAATATACAGAAGATTTAAGCAGCATGGCTTGGGCTGAGTCTCTTGATCCTGCTTTAAATCCGATTCTTAAAGACGATTCAGGTAAAGTATATGCCTATCCTCTAAACCAAGCAAAAGACGGTATTACATATAATGCGACTTTATTAGAGGAATACGGGATAGAACCGCCATCTACTTTTGATGAATTTATGAAAGCACTTGAAACGATTAAAAAGAAAAGCAATGGAGAAGTGACACCTCTATGGTTTGCAGGATCAGACAAGTCTGCATTTGGACAATTCTTTGATCAGTTCTCTACCCCATTATTAGTTACAGACAAGGAAAATAACTTTGAAAAAGAATTGCTGGATGGTTCGTTTGATTGGTCGAATTATACGTATTTGCCAGAGAAGCTAAAAGAAATGTTTGATAAGGGACTTCTTAATGAAGATGTTTTAACTGCACAAAACCATCAAATGACTGAACTGATGGCTCAGAATAAAATTGGGTTTATCATCGGCGGGGGGATGCTTGGACCTTCAGTGGAGGAGCTTAATCCTGACGTACAGCTTGGAGTCATCCCTATGCCCGCTATTCACGAAGGTGATGAGCAAAGCTGGATTGGCGGGGAACGGCATACCTTAGCTGTCTGGAAAGATTCAAAGAAAAAAGAAGAGGCAAAAAAATTCATTGAATTTATATCACAGCCTGAAATTGTAAAAGAGATTGCTGAAGGAACATCTCTTCCTCCAGGTTTAACAAACACTGAATCCAAAAATTATTATTCTGAATACTTCGAAAAATATAAAGACATAAAGGTACAGCCCTACTTTGACAGAGTCTTTTTGCCAAGCGGAATGTGGGATCCAATGGGAGCAACTGGTCAAGAGTTATTAACTGGAACAATGACGCCAAAACAGGTTTCAAACAAAATGAGTGAAGAATACGATCGATTATTAAATCAAAAATAA
- a CDS encoding carbohydrate ABC transporter permease, which translates to MDYMNKRKKAVLSIIASLIALFHLVPFYILITTSLKAKGDFTSKWIFPDYFTVENFTEAWNMANLGNAFINTSVITFFSALLLIFFGSMAAYALARRQTKLNKFVYMLFIAIMVIPPLTALVPLYQLVVDIGMMNTHEIAIFNNVAAYLPLAIFLYAGFIRSTVPKELEEAAKIDGANTLVIFFKIVFPLLKPVTASILIISSVYIWNDYQFAIFFLQAEEVKTLTVALAGFFGQNANNLNLVAAAAIMAVAPMAILFLLLQKHFVKGLASGSVKG; encoded by the coding sequence ATGGACTATATGAATAAGAGAAAAAAGGCTGTTTTGTCAATTATTGCATCTTTGATTGCTTTATTTCATTTAGTTCCCTTTTACATTTTAATCACGACCTCTTTAAAAGCAAAGGGAGACTTTACTTCAAAATGGATTTTCCCAGATTATTTTACTGTTGAAAATTTTACTGAAGCCTGGAATATGGCAAATCTGGGGAATGCATTTATTAATACGAGTGTTATTACATTTTTTTCAGCATTGCTGCTAATTTTTTTTGGATCTATGGCAGCTTACGCTCTTGCCAGAAGGCAGACGAAATTAAACAAATTTGTTTACATGCTTTTCATCGCGATAATGGTCATTCCCCCTTTAACAGCACTAGTGCCTCTGTATCAGCTTGTTGTTGATATCGGAATGATGAATACGCATGAAATTGCGATTTTTAATAATGTCGCTGCTTATTTGCCTCTTGCCATTTTTCTATATGCCGGTTTCATCCGTTCAACGGTGCCAAAGGAGCTTGAAGAAGCAGCTAAAATCGATGGTGCAAATACACTGGTAATCTTTTTTAAAATCGTATTTCCATTATTAAAACCTGTTACTGCATCGATTTTAATTATCTCCAGTGTTTATATATGGAATGATTATCAATTTGCCATCTTTTTCCTTCAGGCCGAAGAAGTGAAGACATTGACTGTAGCACTGGCAGGATTCTTTGGACAAAATGCAAATAATCTTAATCTCGTTGCAGCAGCTGCCATCATGGCAGTCGCCCCAATGGCCATTCTTTTCTTGCTTTTGCAAAAACATTTTGTAAAAGGATTAGCTTCAGGATCTGTTAAAGGTTAA
- a CDS encoding alpha-glucosidase/alpha-galactosidase produces MKVTIIGAGSVVFAKRLISDILSYSELQETTFALTDIHAERLQTAEKMTKSIIEKNGNLAQVEAYLDRKQALADADYVLNLIQVGMHESTLLDFEIPRKYGLKQTIADTLGVGGIFRGLRTIPVLLDICKDMEEVCPDALLLNYTNPMAMLMLAIQKATPIKSVGLCHSVQNTAEELASYLGLPVDELEYKVAGINHMAWFLELKRNGKDLYPDLFESMEKEEIFAKDKVRFEMMKRLNYFITESSEHMSEYTPYFIKRDSLIKDFDIPIDEYIRRSEENLKHFDEMKQIINRNESFEVEKSHEYGAPIIHSIETGVNREIWGNVLNTNLISNLPENACVEVPCLVNKRGIQPIHIGDLPPHLAAMNMTNINVQQLVVEAVLTGNIDYVYQAVMLDPHTSSVLSLNEIWDMTAELIEAHGDRLPKFTKGRNLAKKAKAVSKSL; encoded by the coding sequence ATGAAAGTTACTATTATAGGTGCAGGCAGCGTTGTTTTTGCAAAACGTTTAATCTCAGATATTTTAAGTTATTCAGAATTACAGGAAACCACTTTTGCTTTAACGGATATTCATGCGGAGAGGCTTCAGACAGCAGAAAAAATGACGAAATCAATCATTGAGAAAAATGGAAACCTGGCACAAGTCGAGGCTTATTTAGACAGAAAACAGGCACTTGCTGATGCTGATTATGTACTGAATTTAATACAGGTCGGAATGCATGAATCTACCTTGCTTGATTTTGAGATTCCTAGAAAGTACGGTTTAAAACAAACAATTGCAGATACACTCGGAGTAGGCGGAATTTTTAGAGGATTGCGCACAATCCCAGTCCTTCTTGATATATGCAAAGATATGGAAGAGGTATGCCCTGACGCCCTTCTCTTAAATTATACGAACCCTATGGCCATGCTCATGCTGGCAATCCAAAAGGCGACACCGATTAAATCCGTCGGCCTCTGCCACAGTGTTCAAAATACAGCTGAGGAATTGGCATCCTATCTGGGCCTCCCGGTAGATGAGTTAGAATATAAGGTAGCAGGCATTAATCATATGGCTTGGTTTTTAGAGCTTAAGCGAAATGGAAAAGATTTATACCCAGACCTTTTTGAAAGCATGGAAAAAGAAGAAATTTTTGCAAAAGATAAAGTAAGGTTTGAAATGATGAAACGATTAAACTACTTTATTACTGAATCAAGCGAACATATGTCAGAATATACCCCATACTTTATTAAACGTGACAGTTTAATAAAGGACTTTGATATTCCAATCGATGAATACATTAGAAGAAGTGAAGAAAACCTTAAACATTTTGATGAGATGAAGCAGATCATTAACCGAAATGAATCTTTTGAGGTTGAAAAAAGCCACGAATATGGTGCACCTATTATTCATTCCATCGAAACGGGTGTCAACAGGGAGATCTGGGGGAATGTTCTGAACACAAACCTCATATCTAATTTACCGGAAAACGCTTGTGTTGAAGTACCTTGCTTAGTCAATAAACGCGGAATCCAGCCAATTCATATTGGAGATTTGCCGCCTCATTTAGCAGCGATGAATATGACAAATATTAATGTCCAGCAGTTAGTTGTTGAAGCTGTTCTTACAGGAAATATAGACTACGTTTATCAAGCGGTTATGCTTGATCCCCATACCTCGTCTGTTTTGTCACTGAACGAAATCTGGGATATGACTGCTGAGCTGATAGAAGCGCACGGTGATCGATTGCCAAAGTTTA
- a CDS encoding carbohydrate ABC transporter permease yields MYLPALFAVSFFILYPFLNGLKISFTNWNGFSQTYDYVGFSQYLRMLQDPDTWLIVKNTLLYGLGSTFFQNIIGLLYALLLNQSIKMRSITRTIIYLPVIISPLIMGYIWYFFFSFQGGALNDVLVFLGLDKINALADPAINTWIIVFVNTYQFVGVAMIIYLAGLQSISKDFYEAAQIDGASSLQQFKNITLPLLMPSITINMVLNIIGGLKLFDVIVALTNGGPGNASQSMSTFMYDLYFNRQDAGYAATQGILMAVIILVISLAALMYFKRKEVEA; encoded by the coding sequence ATGTACCTCCCTGCCCTTTTTGCAGTCAGTTTTTTCATTCTATATCCTTTTCTTAATGGTTTGAAGATATCGTTTACGAACTGGAATGGATTTTCACAAACCTATGATTATGTTGGATTCAGTCAGTATCTGCGCATGCTGCAGGATCCTGATACCTGGCTTATTGTGAAAAATACCCTGCTTTATGGACTCGGCAGTACATTTTTCCAAAATATCATTGGACTCTTGTATGCCCTGCTCTTGAATCAAAGCATTAAAATGCGTTCTATTACACGGACGATTATCTACTTGCCGGTTATCATCAGTCCTTTAATCATGGGATACATCTGGTATTTCTTCTTTTCTTTTCAGGGAGGAGCATTAAATGACGTACTGGTTTTTCTGGGATTAGATAAAATTAATGCATTAGCAGACCCTGCAATCAATACTTGGATCATTGTATTTGTGAATACGTATCAGTTTGTCGGTGTTGCTATGATTATTTATCTTGCAGGACTGCAGAGCATATCCAAAGATTTCTATGAAGCTGCGCAAATTGATGGTGCATCTTCTCTTCAGCAATTTAAAAATATTACATTGCCGCTGTTGATGCCTTCTATAACAATCAATATGGTGCTGAATATTATCGGAGGTCTAAAATTATTTGATGTCATCGTTGCACTTACAAACGGCGGACCGGGGAATGCCTCACAATCGATGTCTACTTTTATGTACGATCTTTATTTTAATAGACAGGATGCTGGATATGCAGCAACACAAGGTATTTTAATGGCTGTCATTATTTTAGTGATCAGTCTTGCAGCGCTGATGTATTTTAAACGCAAGGAGGTCGAAGCCTAA